From Cotesia glomerata isolate CgM1 linkage group LG2, MPM_Cglom_v2.3, whole genome shotgun sequence, a single genomic window includes:
- the LOC123258942 gene encoding uncharacterized protein LOC123258942, giving the protein MKVNPIIVIRLLLTTFQVMNIPESPVNDEEKQIKESFENILLNAMNEYSGVEMVEESSLHFQEPYKDWTMEVVEDKEWANALVDQETPIDECTKDVEDLSYEYKLKAVEKVQSVRQLRRWAHTLNQGGNYKEKLARICEYTLQNFKAAIDAGLIVHDCDVKRWALQAQKEIGVEDFRFKASTKWIASFKRAHRIVSRKINKFITSKTIEDSKSLKQQAEEFVNNVKQKIKIYELANVYNSDQSGFQLEMHSGRTLAVEGEKQVECLVQSVTSTTHSYTVQPTVSADGKLLSPLFLVLKEPSGKFGPIVETTLFRPHNVYIEASKSGKLTSDHFKIWLERVFFPNVGPKSLLLIDSWTGHCPQVVQSVKPTNKDTEVMILPKGTTGKIQPLDVFGFRVWKNFVRYFSDRTVLMNLDINLHLRNNIIKLQSLTHIQLSSPRYINLFKYSWYKSGYTEVKPDEFENPVDFAFHGSCNSHCEVSGCQNIAIIRCSWCKKSLCFQHFFHEHHDCKTYIE; this is encoded by the exons ATGAAAGTCAATCCTATAATTGTTATAAGACTACTCTTAACAACATTTCAAGTCATGAACATTCCAGAATCGCCAGTAAATGACGAGGAAAAACAAATCAaagaaagttttgaaaatattttactcaatGCTATGAACGAATACTCCGGAGTCGAAATGGTCGAAGAAAGTTCTTTGCATTTCCAAGAACCGTATAAAGATTGGACGATGGAAGTCGTGGAAGATAAAGAGTGGGCAAATGCACTAGTTGATCAAGAAACACCTATCGACGAATGCACTAAGGATGTTGAAGATTTatcttatgaatataaattgaaagCCGTCGA aaaggtACAATCTGTGCGACAGTTACGAAGATGGGCTCATACTTTAAATCAGGGAGGGAATTATAAGGAAAAATTAGCAAGAATTTGTGAATATacattacaaaatttcaaagcaGCTATAGATGCAGGTTTAATCGTACATGATTGTGACGTAAAAAGATGGGCCTTACAAGCTCAAAAAGAAATTGGTGTGGAAGATTTCCGTTTTAAAGCATCAACAAAGTGGATCGCGTCATTTAAAAGAGCACATCGCATcgtatcaagaaaaataaataagtttatcaCGTCCAAAACCATTGAAGATAGTAAATCATTAAAACAGCAAGCTGAGGAATTCGTCAAtaatgtaaaacaaaaaattaaaatttatgaattagcaAACGTATATAATTCAGATCAAAGTGGTTTTCAGTTGGAAATGCATTCCGGTCGAACTTTAGCTGTTGAAGGAGAGAAGCAAGTAGAATGTCTTGTACAATCTGTTACTTCTACTACTCATAGTTACACAGTTCAACCAACTGTATCCGCTGATGGAAAGCTTTTATCcccactttttttggttctaaAAGAACCAAGTGGTAAATTTGGACCAATAGTTGAAACAACACTTTTTAGACCTCATAATGTATACATAGAAGCATCAAAATCAGGAAAACTTACATCAG atcatttcaaaatttggttGGAGAGGGTGTTTTTTCCAAATGTGGGCCCAAAATCTTTATTACTAATTGACTCATGGACTGGGCATTGTCCTCAAGTTGTACAAAGCGTTAAACCAACAAATAAAGATACTGAAGTAATGATCTTACCAAAAGGTACAACTGGGAAAATTCAACCGCTTGATGTTTTTGGATTCCgagtatggaaaaattttgttcgataTTTTTCGGATCGTACAGTTTTGATGAATTTGGATATAAACTTGCATTTACgaaataacattataaaattacaatcacttACACATATCCAATTGTCATCTCCTcgatacataaatttattcaagtactCGTGGTACAAAAGTGGCTACACAGAAGTAAAACCAGATGAGTTCGAAAATCCTGTGGATTTTGCATTTCACGGATCATGCAATTCTCATTGTGAGGTTTCTGGTTGTCAAAATATAGCAATTATCCGCTGTTCATGGTGCAAAAAGTCGTTgtgttttcaacatttttttcatgaacatCACGATTGCAAAACATATATTGAATAG
- the LOC123258943 gene encoding uncharacterized protein LOC123258943: protein MDNPRVSLEQKRVMIASKITKLQDELTAEGVKTKSINYRFKKVKELFEQYEKLIEKLELTTPEDNEVNLAEDVRTLFYDLMDQFEKLTQLNRTNHNNSHNANISTNNTTSGNTTFVETQRLAKLPTTDLPKFDGNFENWLSFKNTFKTLIDTRNDLDDLNKFLYLRGCLIGSATNKLALFDASAENYIKAWDFLTKTYQKKRALICKHYDSILNLNTISIPTTDNLNKLIDDARQHINNLQSFQINITESLLVRILENKLPSEIKNKWQETFTDNDTLPTFESFCEFISNFAFRLNTHRPDKHRDSDHSSKRRRNEHSNNNLKKQKTDTPVRALVTTSSSACPCCKHLHPLYKCHTFNALTVGERIKFVKSSKLCNNCLRVHQGNCTSSRCRVCKKFHHTALHINQNATQQTNNANVSKHDSAKIESPATVTTDKGSTA, encoded by the coding sequence atgGATAACCCAAGGGTTTCTTTAGAACAAAAACGCGTAATGATAGCTTCGAAAATTACTAAACTTCAGGATGAACTAACAGCTGAAGGTGTTAAAACTAAGTCCATTAACTATCgctttaaaaaagtaaaggaATTATTTGAACAATATGAAAAACTTATTGAGAAACTCGAATTAACTACACCAGAGGATAATGAAGTAAATCTCGCGGAAGACGTTCGTACATTATTTTACGATCTTATGGATCAATTTGAAAAGTTAACTCAATTGAATAGAACTAACCATAATAATTCACATAATGCAAACATTAGTACGAATAATACTACATCGGGAAATACTACCTTTGTTGAGACTCAACGACTTGCTAAACTCCCTACTACTGATTTACCTAAATTCGAtggtaattttgaaaattggcTATCTTTCAAAAACACATTTAAAACACTTATTGATACACGTAATGATCTTGATGatctaaacaaatttttatacctcCGCGGATGTTTAATTGGCTCAGCAACTAACAAGCTAGCGCTTTTTGATGCGAGTGCAGAGAATTATATTAAAGCTTgggattttttaactaaaacatATCAGAAGAAAAGAGCATTAATTTGTAAACATTATGACTCGATACTTAATCTTAATACAATTTCGATCCCAACAacagataatttaaacaaGTTGATAGATGATGCTCGGCAACATATAAATAATCTACAGtcatttcaaattaatattaccGAATCCTTACTTGTACGAATATTAGAAAATAAGTTACcatcagaaattaaaaacaaatggcAAGAAACGTTCACTGACAACGACACTCTCCCAACATTCGAATCATTTTGTGAATTTATCTCAAACTTTGCCTTCAGACTTAATACACACAGACCCGATAAACATCGCGATTCCGATCATTCTTCCAAACGAAGACGTAATGAACACtcgaataataatttgaagaaACAAAAAACTGACACGCCAGTTCGAGCTTTAGTGACAACCTCCTCTTCTGCCTGCCCATGTTGCAAACATTTACATCCACTCTATAAATGTCACACATTCAATGCATTAACTGTAGGAGAACGcataaaattcgtaaaatctagtAAACTCTGCAATAATTGTCTTCGCGTACACCAGGGAAACTGCACTTCTAGCAGATGTCGAGTCTGTAAGAAATTCCATCATACTGCATTGCACATTAATCAAAATGCAACTCAACAAACAAATAATGCTAACGTATCAAAACATGATTCTGCCAAAATCGAATCACCCGCTACTGTAACAACTGATAAGGGATCTACAGCTTGA
- the LOC123258945 gene encoding uncharacterized protein LOC123258945 — MSALIQMRDSAELSPNEMFPRNKICIPKNIILADPQFHIPRPVDVLIGSGTTLSLLSVGQINRSQNDCDLILQKTQLGWVVAGGVNNDKDVFPVTCQLTDLSSQLTKFWNIEDLGSNDSRSFDDSTCETYYQNNTTRDTDGRYVVKLPFRVDDVDFGNSKQLAYKRFLSLQRRLNSDSSLKAEYIKVMNEYIDLGHMVHVPDDSGPGYYMPHHPIIKTSSTTTKVRVVFDASAKTDKGISLNEVLLTGPTIQDNLFTIILRFRTFVYAMTSDIAQMYRQICIHPDHHKFQRILYYHNNNISTFELKRVTFGVSAAPFLAIRTVNQLADDESHNFPAASKILKRDLYVDNLLTGSNSLTEILKLRDEIIQLVRKGGFELRQWASNHRHALDNFDQRTLDLDCAINDDPISKTLGIAWNSLTDEFIYTVKPIDSSRKITKRTILSDIAKIFDPIGILGPIVLAAKTIIQECWKLKVHWDEAVPQELHLHWCKFAEQLPLIKDFSIERNILLPNPTDIQLHGFCDASKVGYGACIYIRSVNKRGNVLTKLVCSKSRVAPIKDVTIPKLELCGALLLAKLYKDTIPSFDFDISKVTFWSDSTIVLQWLKRSPNSLKVFEANRVTKIQTLCSKVEWRHVRTKDNPADCLSRGQLPSEFLNNKMWYSKITCLLATTENLFKRFSSYSKLIISLSYCLRMLKNNAFKYKSLSVEEKLSTEIKILTMIQNEQYHYEIEQIKETGETKNLRLRCLNPFIDSDGLLRVGGRLKHAPISFSKKHPILLPSRHYVTDLIIRETHEKLYHSGIQSTLSNLRHKFWLLDGKNQIRKIVKNCVTCIRHQPVILQGKMANLPRSRVTESAAFSHVGVDYFGPLFIKERKFRNRTKIKVYGCVFVCMATKAIHLEIASDLTTEGFLGAFGRFIGRRGVPTHVYSDNGTNFVGANNQLRELYVLFNSKSHQNSVNEYAVRKNIIWTFNPPLSPHFGGIWEAAVKSFKHHFKRVVKDQLLTFEELNSLTIQIESILNSRPLCSLSSDPNDPIALTPAHILIGRPLTMLPENDFSDVPDNRLNVWQFIIKARQDFWRRWYLEYLHELQIRQNGIPLKEKFQSIKSSY, encoded by the exons ATGAGTGCTCTCATCCAGATGCGTGATTCAGCAG AATTAAGTCCGAATGAAATGTTTCCACGTAATAAAATATGCATACCTAAAAACATAATACTCGCTGATCCACAATTTCACATACCAAGACCTGTAGATGTCCTTATCGGTTCAGGTACCACACTTTCTCTTCTATCTGTCGGACAGATTAATCGCTCACAAAATGATTGTGATTTAATACTACAAAAAACACAACTGGGCTGGGTCGTAGCGGGGGGAGTCAATAATGATAAAGATGTATTTCCTGTAACTTGTCAATTAACTGATCTATCGAGTCAATTAACCAAATTTTGGAATATTGAAGACCTAGGTTCTAATGATTCTCGATCCTTTGATGATTCTACGTGTGAGacctattatcaaaataacaCTACTCGCGATACTGACGGTAGATATGTAGTAAAATTACCCTTTCGCGTAGACGATGTCGATTTCGGAAATTCTAAACAACTAGCTTATAAAAGATTTCTATCCTTACAGAGGAGACTAAATTCAGATTCCTCATTAAAGGCTGAATACATTAAAGTCATGAACGAATATATCGATCTTGGCCACATGGTACACGTACCGGATGATAGTGGACCTGGGTATTATATGCCCCATCATCCGATAATTAAAACATCTAGTACTACCACCAAGGTACGCGTTGTATTTGATGCTTCAGCTAAAACCGATAAAGGTATCTCATTGAATGAAGTTCTACTAACTGGACCTACTATACAAGACAATCTCTTCACTATTATTTTGCGTTTCCGCACCTTTGTTTATGCTATGACTTCTGACATCGCTCAAATGTATCGGCAAATCTGTATTCATCCGGATCATCACAAATTTCAACGAATTCTTTActatcataataacaatattagcACTTTTGAACTTAAACGAGTTACGTTCGGGGTTTCTGCAGCCCCATTTTTAGCTATACGCACCGTAAACCAACTTGCTGATGACGAATCTCATAATTTTCCTGcagcttcaaaaatattaaaacgagATCTTTATGTCGATAATCTATTAACTGGATCTAATTCTTTGaccgaaattttaaaattgcgtGATGAAATCATTCAACTGGTGCGAAAAGGTGGATTTGAACTCAGACAATGGGCTTCAAATCATCGACATGCACTGGATAATTTCGATCAAAGAACTTTAGATTTAGATTGTGCTATCAATGATGATCCAATTTCTAAAACTTTAGGCATTGCATGGAATTCTCTAACGGacgaatttatttacacagtCAAACCAATTGACTCGTCGCGAAAAATAACTAAGCGAACCATCTTATCTgatattgcaaaaattttcgacCCTATCGGAATTCTGGGTCCTATAGTATTAGCGGCAAAAACTATCATTCAAGAATGTTGGAAATTAAAGGTCCACTGGGACGAAGCGGTCCCACAAGAGCTACATTTACACTGGTGTAAATTTGCTGAACAATTACCTCTGATTAAAGATTTTTCTATTGAGCGCAATATTTTACTTCCCAATCCGACTGACATACAATTGCACGGATTTTGTGACGCTAGTAAAGTGGGCTATGGTGCTTGTATTTATATAAGATCAGTAAATAAACGCGGAAACGTACTCACAAAATTAGTTTGTTCTAAATCTCGAGTTGCTCCCATCAAAGATGTTACAATTCCAAAATTAGAATTATGCGGAGCATTATTACTTGCTAAATTATATAAAGACACAATTCCCTcctttgactttgatatttctaAAGTTACGTTTTGGTCTGATTCAACTATTGTACTTCAATGGCTCAAACGGTCTCCTAACTCTCTGAAGGTCTTTGAAGCAAATCGCGtaacaaaaattcaaactcTTTGCAGTAAAGTCGAATGGCGACATGTTAGAACCAAAGACAATCCGGCAGATTGTTTATCTAGAGGTCAACTTCCTTCTGAAttcttaaataacaaaatgtg GTACTCGAAAATTACCTGTTTATTAGCCACTACTGAGAATTTGTTTAAACGATTTTCATCATATTCCAAACTTATAATTTCCCTTTCTTATTGTTTacgaatgttaaaaaataatgccTTCAAATACAAATCTTTAAGcgtagaagaaaaattatcaactgaaataaaaatcttgactATGATTCAAAACGAACAATATCATTATGAAATCGAACAAATTAAGGAAACCGGAGAGACTAAGAACTTACGATTGCGATGTCTCAATCCATTTATCGATTCAGACGGACTACTGAGAGTAGGAGGTCGTTTGAAACATGCTCCTATATCTTTTTCAAAGAAACATCCTATTTTATTACCTTCACGTCATTATGTTAccgatttaattattagagaaacacatgaaaaattatacCATTCAGGTATACAGAGTACGCTTTCAAATCTTAGACACAAATTTTGGCTACTAGACGGTAAAAACCAGATCcgtaaaattgtaaaaaattgtgtcACATGCATTCGACATCAGCCTGTAATACTGCAAGGTAAAATGGCTAATTTACCTAGATCTCGAGTCACCGAATCAGCGGCATTTTCCCACGTGGGTGTAGACTACTTTGGACCGCTCTTTATTAAAGAACGTAAATTCAGAAAcagaacaaaaattaaagtctatGGATGCGTCTTTGTTTGCATGGCTACTAAAGCTATACATTTAGAAATTGCTAGCGATTTAACAACAGAAGGTTTTCTCGGGGCATTTGGTCGTTTCATTGGTCGACGAGGAGTTCCAACTCACGTCTATTCGGACAATGGTACTAATTTTGTAGGCGCAAATAATCAATTGAGAGAATTGTATgtgttatttaattcaaaatccCATCAAAATTCCGTTAACGAATATGCTGTACGCAAAAACATTATCTGGACGTTCAATCCTCCACTATCTCCTCATTTTGGTGGTATTTGGGAAGCAGCTGTAAAATCCTTCAAACACCACTTTAAACGAGTGGTAAAAGACCAACTTCTCACTTTCGAAGAATTGAATTCTCTAACCATCCAAATAGAATCTATACTAAATTCTCGTCCTCTCTGTTCTCTATCTAGTGATCCTAATGATCCTATTGCCTTGACGCCTGCTCATATTTTAATAGGACGTCCTCTCACAATGCTgcctgaaaatgatttttctgaTGTTCCAGATAACAGACTCAATGTTTGGCAATTCATTATCAAGGCTAGACAAGACTTTTGGAGACGTTGGTATTTGGAATACCTCCATGAACTTCAAATTCGGCAAAATGGCATTCCTCTCAAGGAGAAATTTCAATCAATCAAGTCGTCTTATTGA